GGGATCTTTAGTGAAATAGGTTTTTGTTAtgccatttgtttttttttttttgttttttcctttttttgtagtATCTTATAATCTAAGAGatattttttgtatgtttgtatgttttttgttgttttttttttatgtattatttttttgtcaaatgtttccaTCTTGTGAAATGTTAAGGGGAGGGAGGGTTTTGTTTTgtatcatattttttaaaaaaattttcaatttttattttctttgtatcattaaatttgaaatttgatatcaaGACGTTTTCACATATCGCAGTTAATTGGTTTTCaagttcacaattttttttttttttttttttttttgttttcaaaattaattgattaaggaCCTAACATTAAGCCAGTAATGCAGCCTTGAGTTTATCTGATTTATGtcgttaattttgttttaagccTAATTAATACCTAgaattaaatgaattttgaatttcGCCTTCTTTGTTATACACTTTGTATCATCTTCATCTTACAAATCCAGGGCAAACAAAACCCTCTCTAAGAAGCCATGGTGGCCATGGCtgttatgtttttgtttgttaattGTAATTGTTAGTATaattaatttgttgttgttgttttctatttaataatcTTAACCTAAGCAACTTAATCAGTATCACATTTTAATGAGTTGGAGATCTTGGCAAATACTTCATTTCGTTTCCTTTATAGatgttttgtatatatatattttttttttttaattagacaaTCACATCAAAGatctgagaaaaatttccattttggaTAAAAACGTTGGGGGTTTCTAGTCTTTGTATGATGCAAAAAAACACAACGGTTTGTAATATTATATCATAACTAATTTCGtaacaaaaaatcaattaattcaacgaaaattagaacatttggaaacaaatttgataGGTATGAAGAAAAcgaaattattaattataataaacaaaaataaattattaaaatctagTTTGAACAAATGTTTATAATTGTGgttgttaaaaaaaagaattgtTTGTCCCAtacgaaaaaaaactttataatattagagaaatttgttattgaaattgaatcattattaatgacaatttttttttaatattacaaaGTATTTTCGGTCACTGTATAAATAACCAGTTTTtggttattttaatttttattgggataacacgcgaacagacctaatataaataaaaaatgcttATACATTCCAATTAGGAGAGTTAATAATTACACCCCTAAACTTCCCCAGAATTTAGGaaacgaataaaataaatatgaccAAAAAACAGTTGATTGTTTTTACTTGCATTGCATTCAAGTCAAGTGGGTTGGTTGTTTGatttttggttgtttttttgttattcattgaaaaaaaaaatagaaatctaAAAGGTGGGTGtttgtttcttttgttttgtttttctatataaatatatatatcataGTAGTTGGTATGTATGCAGTATGGGGTGTTTGGTCTTGGATTATTAGGTGAGAGTTTACGATGATGAGATTTCGGAAATTTACACCATGCACGATTTTTCAGAaacgaaatttataaaatcaaattctATCCAATCTTTATCTCTCTTCCATTTCTGAAATTTCGTTTcagaaaaatcaaacaaaaaactttgcgTGCATTTAAAGAGATATCATGTTTAGGACTAATGAAATGTCTATTTTACCTTGCCtttttgtatttacaaatttaattggatcaaaaataattattgcTAAACAAAAAGCATTTatggaaaatggaaaaattattttcatgtttgcAAAAAATGCTTTATTTAACAAACTCTCTATAGATTTGAACCATTTATATTTGTAAGCGTAATTGGATCCTTCTTTTTTATGGATTACAGTTCTttgctagtaaataaaatttaagacaaactgaatttccttttttgctaaaatatttttaaggcacataaatctcccaaaaaatcgttttgcaaaggaaaaaaaatttaatttgtccaaaattccaTATCCAAGAagagaaaactatttttttgtgagtgtattaatatttcaaaatgtagtttaaaatttgttttcgtttttgttttttcttgtcaattataaaataattaataattatttgtttccTACCAACATTACATATCCGCttggtgtatatatatattttatatgtatactaTTCATGTATCGGTGTATGTGTATCTGTGTGTGTTAGATATTCTATTATCACTGTGTCTAACACAAACTCTTGGAGTATGGCTTATGCTTGGTTATACTAAAGTCGGGACTTATTGTTATGGTGCGCGATAAATTCTTCATAAATTGTGGCAGCAACGATGTCCAGCCTCGATGATCTTGACGCAATATCACATAGATCTCATAGGCCTGGTCGCCAGCGAATCGTTGCTGATTGAGATCAAGTGTGGCAATACGCCTTGAATTATTCGGCTCATCTTCGAATTCAATATAGATTGTACATTCACGTAGGCCATGGGTTTCTTCACGGGCTAAACGTAAGATATCCAACGCTATGCGTGGTGTGAGATCACAGGGTAGCGATACTTCAGTACAGGCCAAATGGCGAGATTTAGCAGCACGCAATTCTTCCAATAGACGCAATGATAGCTCCTGGACAGCGGCTGTTTGTAAAGCTGATgttgtattagtattagtatttgtGGATGTGTTAATTGTTGTGGTATTGGTGTTGGtgctggtggtggtggtagtatCACAGTTCAATTTGTTTGAGGAGTTGAAGGTGTTTTTTGCTTTATACTGCTGCTGCTTCTGCTGTATTTTATTGTTGCCAATGTAGTTAATggtattgctgttgttgttattattattattattattgccaTACTGAGAATGTGTGTGGTGAATATGGTGGATTGGCTTAAAGGGTGTTGTGAATTTATATGAGGGTTGAGATTTTAATGAACCTCCCTGTGTGGGTGTAGATAGGGTGAGTTGACTCTTCCAATCTGAAATTGATagagaaaaatagaaaacaaaaaataagcaTTATATATAAATGGATTTTGTAAATTAGAAATAAGACATTTTGTTTTTCAGTTTTCATAGAATTTATAGGTAACTTTTCTGTTTTATAAGAtatgtatacatataaaatCATGTTCcagtcatatatatatatatatatatatatatatatatatatatatatatatatatatatatatatatatatatatatatatatatatatatatatatatatatatatatatatatatatatatatatatatatatatatatatatatatatatatatatatatatatatatatatatatatatatatatatatatatatatttttttttttttttttttttttttttttgagcaaaGAAACTTTAGACATACAACTGTCTTTTAGAaggtttttttctttgaagaTAAATTAATACATTTCGTTTCGagatattttctttaacaagttttttaattgaaattggattTAAGTCCCAGAAtaacttatttttttcgttataagaaaaagaaattcatGCGATTCCCAATATACGGAAGAGGGGAAGAGCAGAAACTGTGCTTTATTTTCTCTTGATAAACAATTATTGTTACGAAaaatagcaaaaacaaaatattatttatttacaatatgtatatatgtatatttcaattttatttaaataaattattcttccataaaaatcaaaaatttaattttagagaaaaaaaatccatGGATATAATaagggatttttcaatgttaatTTCATATCACAATTACAACTGTGTCATGCGGGTTGGTACCAAAAACCCATTGTTCTAGATTTTTAAGTATCCAGAAAATTTAACTCCACTATTACATATGTTTTAATTACGCAATTTTCATGGGTAAAATAATTTGTGAACAACGATATAAAAAATGCAATGTACATCACTTtgaatttaaattgtagaaaattttaactaaactgtattaaaaccgctgatatcacaaaaaaattttagccaaattatTTTCTCCCATCTGCTAAAGAAATTTCGAGttagaaattgcaaaaatgttttacgaagttcatggtggactaagttttggtaaaatttgcgaattcaaattgaaaaaaatttttcaagtttGAGATCGTAGAAAAATTCTGATACAAAAGAGATCGAACAAAAGCAAATTATctactttacaaattttagaaaattcataactgttttgtgggaaatacgaatttagtaaattttactttattagttcatttaactagcgCACACAAAAAAGGTTAAAGTCGAGGAAACATTCTCATAttggaaaattatgaaataaaacctAATAATTTCCCTGGAGGGTGTGATCTTTTTTAAGTGTGaactagaataaaatttttatttttaaaataaatattggacCTAGTAAAAGGTAGAATAAAAATAGAAACTATAACTATAATTCTTCATTGTAATCCTAATTCTATTATTGTTACTAATATTTATTAATACAAAtaggaattttcaattgaaagatatattaatttttacattaaTCTAAATTGTAACTATGACCCGTAATTATTCCCCATTTTTTTAgattcacaaaaaatataatcaaaaaaacacaaacctgttaacaaaaatatttgtaataattataataattcccTGTATGATgactatcttaaaatttttgaaaatcaaggTTTTCCTTTAAGACAtagcaaattattttttctttgtatatttttgtaattttttccaaCTTTTGTGTTAATATCCTATAATTCCATAATTTTGCAACTGACATATACGTATTCTCAattgaaattcataaaattcgttaaataaaaaaaactatttgtaaCAAATAAACCATAATACCTGTCACCACCATCTTCACAGGCTGTTTGGCCAGTTAAgactaaataaattttcaacaatttctaCAAATAACTTGAATAGTCCACTCATTGCAATGTACTAACTCAATATATGAGAGCTACAAGTTATCACTCATACTAACTGAGAGAGTTTATGGTATTACTtaatatactctctctctctctcaatatCTCTCCCTCTCTGCAATGAAGTTGAGAAAATGAAGCATTTAAGAAGTAATAGTCAACATTTGTATAAAGGAAATCAGTATGAGTTTATATGAGTGTGTAGGGGCCGGTTAGGCAAAGGCAATACAATACACAAGAGATACCTACACAACAGCCGCCTTCAAGAGCTTAAAGGCATACAACTCTGTCTCTTTAGGGGCGGTGAAGGTGGTGTAATATAGGATGAGAGGGGCAAACGAATGACAACAATAAAGTGGAAAAACTTGTTTCCAGCTGATAGCACAGCTGGAAATCAGTTGTTGTTTTGCCTCAGCTCATATGTTTATTTGTTAGTTAGTCAGATGGAAAGGGTGTCGATTGGTAAACTTGCTGTTACTGGTTGGTCGTCGCAGTCGACGACTATgttcgttttattttgttttttgtagccTACCAAATTATGGCCTAAACATTTAAACACAAActatagaaaaacaacaaaacatcaCCAGATACATTTTTTCCACCAATTCTGTATCTATCCAACGAAAGAGGTAGTGTATACAACTTCCTCCACCTCCTCCATTAAGTAACCAGCAGTATGAGGAGGACATAGGGTTAATGGGAAGGTGATACAGGATGTTTGGTATAGAGTTAAAGTTTCAATGATTTGATGCTTCTTAACAACAAAACTTACCTGTAGCTAGAGCAAAATGAGCAGGATATTGATTTTGTACGGATAACACCTCCATTttcatttgtaaataatttaccgtaaaacaaaaaacacgaaAACGAACGAACGAAGCAAAGTCTTtgaattatttaacaaaattaacttgctttttgtgtttaattaaatatatcacaattattattattttttattttattctgggATAGGCGGGGGTGGGGTGTTGCATAGACAGTTTCCTTGTGGGATCTTTCTACTGTCGCATAGCCTGGCCTCCTGCCTTCCTCTTGACAACAAAATACGGCACTTTTCctcaaggaaattttgtattctCAAAAGTTCATAACGTCCTTACTTCTCACTGTGTTGACGATTCTCTTTACTCAACATaaagtttattatttattaatttcaacACTTTTTTCCAGTAACttggaataactttattttgttGCACTAAAACTTATTtccaaataattttctttgatttttatAGTGAGAAGTTGTAGTTGCATAAAGAGCTTCTTGaggataaaaatatatatgttttatttaa
This is a stretch of genomic DNA from Haematobia irritans isolate KBUSLIRL chromosome 4, ASM5000362v1, whole genome shotgun sequence. It encodes these proteins:
- the LOC142237117 gene encoding uncharacterized protein LOC142237117 gives rise to the protein MKMEVLSVQNQYPAHFALATDWKSQLTLSTPTQGGSLKSQPSYKFTTPFKPIHHIHHTHSQYGNNNNNNNNNSNTINYIGNNKIQQKQQQYKAKNTFNSSNKLNCDTTTTTSTNTNTTTINTSTNTNTNTTSALQTAAVQELSLRLLEELRAAKSRHLACTEVSLPCDLTPRIALDILRLAREETHGLRECTIYIEFEDEPNNSRRIATLDLNQQRFAGDQAYEIYVILRQDHRGWTSLLPQFMKNLSRTITISPDFSITKHKPYSKSLC